A genome region from Bemisia tabaci chromosome 3, PGI_BMITA_v3 includes the following:
- the LOC109044283 gene encoding facilitated trehalose transporter Tret1, with translation MVKDEIEIELSKEYDDSVRCPVNRLGKFRQCLATFIANIITICLGTVNGWAAPVQPQLQSETPPVGRRLSDDEISWLGAITFMGGVAGVLVWARAADLLGRKGAGYLIAAPFLLSWTLLLFCDHYYLLLAARFIAGFGGTGVLVNTPLYVGEIACAQLRGPLGSSLILFINFGYLLAYFFGSVLTYARFNFFCLLLPVVYLALFAYLPETPNYLYMNRREDEAKRSLLYFCGDNARAMNHEFNLIASVTNGGPRVELSDFLRKKSTRRALVIGMVLITGQQVVGINILLTYTVAIFSAAGSAISPNLCSVIVGVAMLIASIPSCYLINRLGRKYLLIFTSTGMSASLLLLAVCFLFDKSNAFVQSTYLPLVSFSTAIVCYALGVGPVPFVLSSEIFPSSVRNMATSLIIAWGIFGSFATVKLYPSMLSLLGYFGTFSLFSVSALCLSLFIHFCVPETKNLSLNAVIELLENHSTLKVGRFS, from the coding sequence CGAACATAATCACGATATGCCTGGGGACGGTGAACGGCTGGGCGGCCCCGGTGCAGCCGCAGCTCCAATCGGAGACCCCGCCGGTGGGCCGGCGCCTGAGCGACGACGAGATCTCCTGGCTGGGCGCCATCACGTTCATGGGCGGCGTGGCCGGGGTCCTCGTTTGGGCGCGCGCCGCCGACCTGCTCGGCCGCAAGGGCGCCGGCTACCTCATCGCCGCCCCATTCCTCCTCAGCTGGACCCTGCTCCTCTTCTGCGACCACTACTACCTCCTCCTGGCCGCCCGCTTCATCGCCGGCTTCGGCGGCACCGGCGTCCTCGTCAACACGCCCCTCTACGTCGGCGAGATCGCCTGCGCCCAGCTCCGCGGACCCCTCGGCAGCAGCCTCATCCTCTTCATCAACTTCGGCTACCTCCTTGCCTACTTCTTCGGCTCCGTCCTCACCTACGCCCGCTTCAACTTCTTCTGCCTCCTCCTCCCGGTCGTCTACCTCGCCCTCTTCGCCTACCTCCCGGAGACCCCCAACTACCTCTACATGAACCGTCGTGAAGACGAAGCCAAGAGGTCCCTCCTCTACTTCTGCGGCGACAACGCTCGAGCCATGAACCACGAGTTCAACCTCATCGCTTCCGTCACCAACGGAGGACCGCGCGTCGAGCTGTCGGACTTCCTCCGCAAGAAGAGCACGCGTAGAGCGCTGGTCATCGGCATGGTCCTCATAACCGGCCAACAGGTTGTCGGCATCAATATTTTACTCACTTACACCGTAGCTATTTTTTCCGCGGCCGGCTCCGCGATCTCACCGAATTTGTGTTCTGTCATCGTAGGGGTCGCGATGCTCATCGCGTCCATCCCTTCGTGTTATCTTATCAACAGGTTGGGACGGAAGTACCTCCTCATTTTCACCTCGACCGGGATGTCAGCCTCTCTTTTATTGCTGGCGGTGTGCTTCCTGTTCGACAAATCGAATGCTTTCGTTCAATCGACGTATCTACCGCTTGTGTCTTTTTCCACCGCGATAGTGTGCTACGCCCTCGGGGTTGGGCCGGTTCCCTTCGTCCTCAGCTCTGAGATATTTCCCTCGTCGGtgagaaatatggcaacatcgctCATCATCGCGTGGGGAATTTTCGGCTCCTTCGCGACCGTGAAGTTGTACCCTAGCATGCTATCTTTGCTCGGTTATTTCGGCACGTTTTCACTCTTCTCCGTCAGCGCTTTGTGTCTCTCtttgtttattcatttttgcgtTCCCGAGACCAAGAATTTGAGCTTGAACGCGGTTATTGAGCTGTTGGAAAATCACTCGACCCTCAAGGTGGGAAGGTTTTCGTGA